The DNA region CTCCTCGATCGTGACGCCGAGCTGCTTGGCGACCGTGCGCAGCTGGGAGTAGATGTCCTGCCACTCCCGTATCCGCAGGTAGTTGAGGAACTCGGCCTTGCACATCCGGCGGAACGCCGAGGAGGACAGCTCCCGCTGCTGCTCGCGCACGTACCGCCACATGGCGAGGAAGGCGAGGAAGTCGGAGGTCTCGGAGTTGAACCGGCGGTGCCGTTCGTCGGCCGCCTGGCGCTTCTCGGCGGGCCGCTCGCGCGGGTCCTGGATGGAGAGCGCGGCGGCGATCACCATGACGTCGCGGACGCAGCCGTTGCGGTCCGCCTCCAGGACCATCCGGGCCATCCGCGGGTCCACCGGGAGCTGGGCCAGCTTGCGGCCGAGCGGGGTGAGCCGCTTGCGGACGTCCTTCTCCTCCGGGTCGAGCGCGCCCAGCTCGTGCAGGAGGCTGACGCCGTCCTTGATGTTGCGCGAGTCCGGCGGGTCGAGGAACGGGAAGGCGGCGATGTCGCCGAGTCCCGCGGCGGTCATCTGGAGGATGACCGAGGCCAGGTTGGTGCGCAGGATCTCGGCGTCGGTGAACTCGGGCCGGGAGAGGAAGTCCTCCTCCGAGTAGAGCCGGATGCAGATGCCGTCCGAGGTCCGGCCGCAGCGGCCCTTGCGCTGGTTGGCGCTGGCCTGGCTGACCGCCTCGATCGGGAGGCGCTGGACCTTGGTGCGGTGGCTGTAGCGCGAGATCCGGGCGGTGCCCGGGTCGATCACGTACTTGATGCCCGGGACGGTGAGGCTGGTCTCGGCGACGTTGGTGGCCAGCACGATCCGGCGGGAGCCGGACCGCTGGAAGACCTTGTGCTGCTCGGCCGAGCTCAGCCGGGCGTAGAGCGGGAGGATCTCGGTGGACCTCAGCTTCAGCTTGCCGAGCGCGTCGGCGGTGTCGCGGATCTCCCGCTCGCCGGAGAGGAAGACCAGGATGTCGCCCGGGCCCTCGGCCTGCAGCTCCTGGGCGGCCTCGCAGATCGCCTGGATCTGGTCGCGGTCGCGGTCCACCTCGTCGGCGTCGCCGTCGTCGGCCTCGTCGGTGACCGGGCGGTAGCGGACCTCGACCGGGTAGGTGCGGCCGGAGACCTCGACGATCGGGGCCTCGCCGAAGTGCCGGGCGAACCGCTCCGGGTCGATGGTCGCCGAGGTGATGATCACCTTGAGGTCGGGGCGGCGGGGCAGCAGCTGCTTGAGGTAGCCGAGCAGGAAGTCGATGTTGAGGCTGCGCTCGTGCGCCTCGTCGATGATCAGAGTGTCGTACTGGCGCAGCTCGCGGTCGGTCTGGATCTCCGCCAGCAGGATGCCGTCGGTCATCAGCTTGACCAGGGTGTCCGGCCCGACCTGGTCGGTGAACCGGACCTTCCAGCCCACCGCCTCGCCCAGCGGGCTGTGCAGCTCCTCGGCGACCCGCTCGGCCACCGTGCGGGCGGCGATCCGGCGGGGCTGGGTGTGGCCGATCAGGCCCCGCACCCCGCGGCCCAGCTCCAGGCAGATCTTCGGGATCTGGGTGGTCTTCCCGGAGCCGGTCTCACCCGCCACGATCACCACCTGGTGGTCGCGGACGGCTTCGAGGATCTCGTCCTTCTTCTGGCTGACCGGCAGCTCGGCGGGGTACTCGATCACGGGCACGGCGGCCCGGCGGCGCTCGACGACCAGCTCGGCGCGCTCGATGTCGCCGGCGATCTCGGTGGCGATCTGGCGACGGGCCTCGGGCTTGCGGACCTTGCGGGCGCCTTCCAGCCGGCGGCCGATCCGTACCTGGTCGCGCAGGGTCAGCTCGGGCAGGCGCGCGGCCAGCTCGCCGATCCCGGGACCCTGGTCCTCGGTGGACGCGTCGGCGGACTGGACTGCGGGAGAACTCACGGCGGGCATCCCTCTAGGTTCGCAAGGAGATGCGGCGGAGCGCACCTCGGTTTTCGAGCGCCTCCAGTGTCACAGGGGACGGCGGTCCGCTGCCAACGGCGGCCCGGTGGCGGCACCGGGCGCGCGGCGGGCGGGTACTCCGGGGCCGGGGACCGGGCCGGGCCAGGGGGGAGCGGCCGGGGGGCGGCCGGGGGGCGGGGGAGCGGCCGGGGAACGGCGGCGGGCCCCGTCCGGACGGTCCGGACGGGGCCCGCGGTGCGGCGGTGCGTGCGTGCGCGGGGCAGGGGCGGCGGTCAGTCCTGCGCGATGAAGTCGCCGACCAGCCGGACCCACTCGGCGGGCTTCTCGTAGACCACCACGTGGCCGCTCTCGATCTCGGCGTAGCTGCTGCCGGTGATCCCCTCGGCCAGCTCCCGGGTCAGCTCGACCGGGACGGTGGCGTCCTTGGTGCAGCCGATCACCAGGGTGCGGGCGGTGATCCGGGGCAGCAGGTCGCGGATGTCGGCGCGCAGGTTGAGGTCGATGTGGCGCAGCGCGCCGTCGGTGGGCTGGTTGCCCTTGATGATGCCCTCGACGGCCTCCGCGGGGAGGCTGTTGAGGTGGTCGCGGCTGAACGCGGTCAGGGTGCCGAACCGGCCGAAGGCGTCGCTGTCGGCCCGGGTGCCGAGCCAGGTGGCCATGTGGTTGCGCAGGTAGGCGTCGTCCGGGCGGGTCCAGCCGGCCGTCAGCACCAGGCTGCGCACCAGGTCGGGCCGGGTGGCGGCGACGGCGGCGGCGACCACGGAGCCGAGCGAGAAGCCGACCAGGTCGACCGGGCCGTTGCCGGCCTCCTCGATCACACCGATGATCTGCTCGGCGAGCAGCTCGACGGTCAGCTCGCCGCCGTCGTCCTCGGTGTCGCCGCAGCCGGCGTAGTCCGGCAGGACGACGGTGCGGGAGCCGGTGAAGTCGGCGGCGAGGTGGCCGAAGGTGCCCGCGGCGCCGAAGCCGGTGCCGTGCACGAAGACCAGGCCCGGGCCGGAGCCGTCCACCTGGTAGGAGACGCGGGCGCTGGGAGTGGAGGCGATGGGCATGGTGGCGGTTCTCCTCGGAGTGTCGGGGTCGCGGTGGGACGGACGTCCGTCTGGGACGGACGTGTGAACGGGACGGGCGTGCGGGTGGGACGGACGTCCGTGTCGGACGGACGTGCCGGCCGGGCCGGTCAGGCCAGGCTCTCGGCGGGGGTCTCGGCGGCGGCCACCGGGCGCGGGGCGCGTTCG from Kitasatospora sp. NBC_00458 includes:
- a CDS encoding alpha/beta fold hydrolase, producing MPIASTPSARVSYQVDGSGPGLVFVHGTGFGAAGTFGHLAADFTGSRTVVLPDYAGCGDTEDDGGELTVELLAEQIIGVIEEAGNGPVDLVGFSLGSVVAAAVAATRPDLVRSLVLTAGWTRPDDAYLRNHMATWLGTRADSDAFGRFGTLTAFSRDHLNSLPAEAVEGIIKGNQPTDGALRHIDLNLRADIRDLLPRITARTLVIGCTKDATVPVELTRELAEGITGSSYAEIESGHVVVYEKPAEWVRLVGDFIAQD